Proteins encoded together in one Lathyrus oleraceus cultivar Zhongwan6 chromosome 5, CAAS_Psat_ZW6_1.0, whole genome shotgun sequence window:
- the LOC127079868 gene encoding F-box protein At5g49610-like codes for MSINAQDIVTSDPLEVSQEDIAYEIFSWLPAKTIFKFKLTCSSFSKFQEESHFKTKQFCNMLVKSDTCFFLQHDQISQRYQKRIELHHLPKEQQFSCVPNNILTFLSNSAIVVASSNGLLLCYTINDDPVELFICNPITKSFFSIPSPESLRKNHRFSNINLMLNCSDDSSDDYLIFLFENTLDWSPNSYVCNIYHGKEGVWRTMENNFLCGGRNMKFEMSVFHNGALHFISDCSNYFTRFSPFYKPYIMAYDFVKGTSTIIKLPREAIKGFHAECNMGIFNWGKVTSSNRSICLVKSTRSVFTIWFLKDYKSCLWQKILKVRVNALGLKEKDAHVTGFTIMNGKDLVFSTEQKIYSCGLDGETFMMAEEIGSHSCGSNPYFMSYSNTLRPCGTNVQTMPC; via the coding sequence TGGAAGTGTCTCAAGAAGACATTGCTTATGAGATATTTTCTTGGTTACCTGCAAAAACCATTTTTAAATTTAAGTTAACTTGTAGTTCATTCTCCAAATTTCAAGAAGAATCTCATTTCAAAACAAAACAGTTTTGTAATATGTTAGTGAAGAGTGATACATGTTTCTTCCTCCAACATGATCAAATAAGTCAAAGGTATCAAAAAAGGATCGAGTTGCACCATTTACCTAAAGAGCAACAATTTTCTTGTGTTCCTAACAATATTCTGACATTTCTATCTAATTCAGCTATTGTTGTAGCTTCTAGTAATGGTTTGCTTCTTTGTTATACTATTAATGATGATCCTGTTGAATTGTTTATTTGCAATCCAATTACAAAGTCTTTCTTTTCTATTCCTAGTCCGGAGTCACTTAGAAAAAATCACAGGTTTTCTAACATAAATCTCATGTTAAATTGCTCGGATGACTCTTCAGATGATTACTTGATATTTCTTTTTGAAAACACACTGGATTGGTCGCCAAATAGTTATGTATGCAATATTTATCATGGAAAAGAAGGTGTGTGGAGAACCATGGAAAACAACTTTTTATGTGGTGGTAGAAATATGAAATTTGAGATGTCGGTGTTTCACAATGGAGCACTTCATTTCATTTCAGATTGCTCTAATTACTTTACTAGATTTAGTCCTTTTTATAAGCCATACATAATGGCTTATGATTTTGTGAAAGGAACTTCAACTATTATTAAGTTGCCAAGGGAAGCTATAAAAGGTTTTCACGCGGAGTGTAACATGGGCATATTTAATTGGGGCAAAGTGACAAGTTCCAACCGTTCTATTTGCTTAGTGAAATCAACAAGGTCTGTTTTCACTATTTGGTTTTTAAAAGATTACAAGTCATGTTTATGGCAAAAGATTTTGAAGGTGAGAGTGAATGCATTGGGGTTAAAAGAGAAAGATGCTCATGTTACCGGATTTACTATCATGAATGGCAAGGATTTGGTTTTTTCTACGGAACAAAAAATTTACAGTTGTGGTTTAGATGGAGAAACATTTATGATGGCGGAAGAAATAGGCTCACACAGTTGTGGATCTAATCCTTACTTTATGTCCTAC